The following coding sequences are from one Neurospora crassa OR74A linkage group I, whole genome shotgun sequence window:
- a CDS encoding translation initiation factor RLI1, translated as MSDKLTRIAIVSSDKCKPKKCRQECKKSCPVVRSGKLCIEVSPESRIAFISEQLCIGCGICPKRCPFGAITIINLPTNLESQITHRYAANSFKLHRLPMPRPGNVLGLVGTNGIGKSTALKILSGKLKPNLGRYDNPPDWEDVIKYFRGSELQNYFTKLLEDDLKAVVKPQYVDQIPKAIRTPDKSVKFLIEGRRSLDNLDEVLDTLELRHIYDRDVTLLSGGELQRFAIGTVCVQKADVYMFDEPSSYLDVKQRLSAARIIRSLLRPDDYVIVVEHDLSVLDYLSDYVCCLYGQPAVYGVVTLPHSVREGINIFLDGHIPTENLRFRDESLTFRIAEGTEEFIQEKSRAFKYPAMEKTMGNFHLSIDAGSFSDSEIIVMMGENGTGKTTFCRLLAGVLKPDGTKRVPEMKISMKPQTITPKFEGTVRQLFFKKIKAAFLSPQFQTDVVKPLKLDDFIDQEVKHLSGGELQRVAIVLALGIPADIYLIDEPSAYLDSEQRIIASRVIKRFIMHAKKTAFIVEHDFIMATYLADRVIVFDGKPGIDAHANKPESLLTGCNTFLKNLDVTFRRDPTNYRPRINKLNSQLDQEQKLSGNYFFLDDPEKSS; from the exons ATGTCGGACAAACTCACTCG TATCGCTATCGTTAGTAGCGACAAGTGCAAGCCCAAGAAGTGTCGCCAGGAATGCAAGAAGTCATGCCCTGTTGTGCGCTCCGGTAAACTCTGT ATCGAG GTGTCTCCCGAGTCGCGCATCGCCTTCATCTCCGAACAGCTGTGCATTGGTTGTGGTATCTGCCCCAAGCGCTGCCCCTTCGGCGCCATCACCATTATCAACCTGCCCACCAACCTCGAGAGCCAGATCACCCATCGCTATGCCGCCAACAGCTTCAAGCTCCACCGTCTTCCCATGCCCCGTCCCGGCAACGTCTTGGGTCTTGTCGGAACGAACGGTATCGGCAAGAGTACCGCGCTCAAGATTCTCTCCGGAAAGCTTAAGCCCAACCTGGGCAGGTACGACAACCCGCCTGACTGGGAGGACGTCATCAAGTACTTCCGCGGTTCTGAGTTGCAGA ACTACTTCACCAAGCTGCTCGAGGATGACCTGAAGGCTGTTGTCAAGCCCCAGTACGTCGACCAGATCCCCAAGGCCATCCGCACCCCCGACAAGAGCGTCAAGTTCCTGATTGAGGGCCGCCGCTCTCTCGATAACCTTGACGAGGTTCTCGACACCCTTG AGTTGCGCCACATCTACGACCGTGATGTTACCCTCCTTTCCGGTGGTGAGCTCCAGCGTTTCGCCATCGGTACCGTTTGCGTTCAGAAGGCCGATGTCTACATGTTCGACGAGCCTTCCTCGTATCTCGATGTCAAGCAAAGATTGAGTGCCGCCCGCATCATTCGCTCTCTCCTCCGGCCCGACGACTACGTCATTGTCGTCGAGCACGATTTGTCTGTCCTCGACTACCTCTCCGATTACGTCTGCTGTCTTTACGGTCAGCCCGCCGTATACGGTGTCGTCACCCTCCCTCACTCCGTCCGTGAAGGCATCAACATTTTCCTCGATGGTCACATCCCTACTGAGAACTTGCGTTTCCGTGACGAGAGCTTGACCTTCCGCATTGCCGAAGGCACTGAGGAGTTCATCCAGGAAAAGTCGCGCGCCTTCAAGTACCCTGCCATGGAGAAGACCATGGGCAACTTCCACCTGTCCATCGACGCCGGTTCTTTCTCTGATTCCGAGATTATCGTCATGATGGGTGAGAACGGTACTGGAAAGACCACCTTCTGCCGTCTTTTGGCCGGTGTTCTTAAGCCTGACGGCACCAAGAGGGTTCCCGAGATGAAGATCTCCATGAAGCCCCAGACCATCACTCCCAAGTTCGAGGGTACCGTTCGCCAGCTGTTCttcaagaagatcaaggctGCTTTCTTGTCTCCTCAGTTCCAGACTGACGTCGTCAAGCCTCTGAAGCTTGATGATTTCATTGACCAGGAAGTCAAGCATCTGTCCGGTGGTGAACTGCAAAGAGTTGCCATTGTTCTTGCTCTCGGTATTCCTGCTGATATCTACCTCATCGATGAGCCTTCTGCCT ATCTCGACTCCGAGCAACGTATCATTGCCTCCCGTGTTATCAAGCGTTTCATTATGCACGCCAAGAAGACTGCCTTCATCGTCGAGCACGATTTCATCATGGCCACTTACCTTGCCGACCGTGTTATTGTCTTTGATGGCAAGCCTGGTATCGACGCTCACGCCAACAAGCCCGAGTCTTTGCTTACTGGCTGCAACACCTTTTTGAAGAACCTTGATGTCACTTTCCGCCGTGATCCTACCAACTATCGCCCTCGCATCAACAAGCTGAACTCTCAGCTTGACCAGGAGCAGAAGCTCAGTGGCAACTAC TTCTTCTTGGACGATCCCGAGAAGAGCAGTTAA